The sequence GAGGTCTTCGTAATAACGCGCAGTTTTTGGATTGTAGTTTCCGGTGCCAATGTGGCAATAGCGCTTGAGCGTCTTACCTTCTTGTCGAATCACCAGCGACAACTTGCAGTGCGTCTTTAGGCCTACGATTCCGTAAACCACGTGAACCCCGGCGGCCTCAAGCTTTCTGGCCCAACCGATGTTATTTTGCTCATCAAAACGGGCCTTAATCTCAACCAGGGCCAGCACCTGCTTGCCCGCTTCGGCGGCGTCAATTAGAGCATCGACAATTGGTGAGTCGCCGCTGGTTCGGTAGAGGGTTTGCTTGATCGCAAGGACCTGAGGGTCGGCAGCCGCTTGCTCTAAGAATGCCTGAACGCTAGTTGCAAATGACTCATAAGGGTGATGAACCAAGACCTCACGTTCGCGAAGGGCTGCAAAGATGTCAGCCGCCTCATCCTCATCCGCTTCTAAATGGCGATTAGTGGTGATGGCATGGGGTTCGAAAAGCAATTCGGGACGAGACAAAAAGGCGAAGGCACTCAATGCCCTGAGGTCAAGCGGCTCTGGCAGGTGCAGGACCTCACCTTCTTGAATACCCAGCTCGCGCTGCAATAAGCTCAGCACCTTCTGATCAATATCCTCGGCTACCTCGAGACGAACCGGAGGGCCAAAGCGGCGGCGCAAGAGCTCTTTTTCGAGCTGGACCAAAAGGTTTTCACCCTCGTCCTCATCTACCTCGAGGTCTTCGTTTCTGGTGACGCGAAATATGTGGTGCTCAAGTACCTCCATGCCGGGGAAGAGCTCGGATAAAAATTCACCCATCACATCTTCCAGGGGAACAAAACGCTGAGCCACGGAACCCGGCACCGAGACAAACCTCGGCAGGAGTGGGGGTACCTTTACGCGGGCGAAGTGCTCCTTAGAGTTATTTGGGTTTTTTAACACCACCGCAAGGTTGAGGGACAAACCCGAAATATAAGGAAACGGGTGTGCCGGGTCAACGGCGAGTGGAGTGAGCACTGGGAAAACCTGGGAGCTGAAGTATTCGTGCAGGTCCTTTTTTTCGCCATCGGTCAGTGTGGACCAGTGCACAATTTGGATACCGTGTTGGGTAAGTTCCGGTCCAATTTGGTTGGCAAATAAGTTAGCGTGCCTGGTTTGAAGCTCCTTGGTGGCCTCTGAGATTTGATTCAGAACCCCTTGCGGGCTCAACCCGGAGGCGGATTGAACGGCTATCCCGGTGGCGATTCTTCTCTTTAGAGAAGCCACGCGAACCATAAAGAATTCGTCTAGGTTGGACGCAAATATAGACAAAAAGTGAACTCGTTCTAGGAGTGGGATGCTGGAATCCTCAGCCATCTCTAAAACTCGTCTATTGAAATCTAGCCAACTTAGCTCGCGGTCTAAAAACCGATCCGCGGGCAAATCGGGCTGCGAGTCGGGGAGGAAAATGACCGTGGTTTCTTCAGACATGTGTCAATGATGACACTTCTGGGTGACCAATAGGTGAACTTTCTAATCCTTGTGGTTTCCCTCTGGACTCAGGAGATAACCGACATTTCGCACGGTCCCAATCAGCCCCTCGAATTCTCCCAGCTTGGCTCTGAGCCTTCGAATGTGAACATCAACTGTTCTAGTGCCTCCGAAGTAGTCGTATCCCCAAACCTCGCTCAAAAGCTGCTCGCGTGAAAAGACTCGGTCCGGGTTTTCGTTGAGGTGTCGTAAAAGCTCGAACTCCTTAAAGGTCAAATCTAGCGTGCGCCCATTGACCTTGGCCGTGTAGCTGAGCTCATCAATAACCAAACCGGTCCGGCCCTGGTTGTCCGCTTTTTGCACCTGGTGGGCATCGAGTAGAAGCCTGATTCTGGCTGCTAGTTCAGAGATAGAAGCCTCGACCATTACAAAATCTCGCAGCCCCCAATCGCTGCTGATGGCCGCCAAGGCGGCCTCATTGACCAATAAGAGAATTGGCCGATGCCAACCCGCCGCGCTGAGAATGCGTGCCATCGACTTCGCGCCGCTGAGATCGTCTCGGCAATCAAGCAGTGTGATGTCATGCCTTGGCACTGAAGACAAAGCCTGAGGGTCAAACCCGATGCCCACCACCTGATGGCCCAAAATTTCCAGAGTGGGCAGTGGGTTGCCGTTGGCAGCAGAGATGGTCAGAATAATTGCCATTTTTATGCCCTCCGCTTGCAAAAATGATAGTCCTGATTCGGCCACAATTGGCTAGAGTTCCTAAGGTGAGTAAGCAGTGGTTTCAAATAATATTGATCTGGGCAGTGGTTCTAACGCTGGGTATCGGATCGCTTTTGGTTTTAGATGGTGACGCTGTCTACACCGCCTTTGCAACCTTGGCGGCTGGATCAATTGCCCTGGTGAGCATTGAGCACCTGATTTCAGCCAAGGCTAAGGACACCGTGCGCCAACAGGTTTACGTTGCTGCCGGGAGCTTCGCAATTCTTTCGATTCTCACGCTTTTTACTTTGCTGAGTTAGACTTAGACCATGCTTTTAGCGATCGAAATATTCTTTACTGGCCTGTTGGTGCTGGCATCTCTAGCAATTGCAGGAATTGCTGGTTTAGTAGTAGTCAAGCTCTTCAAGGGGCAAAAGTAGTTGTTCCTCATCCCGGAGAACTTGCCGATTGAACTAACCCCATTTACTTTTTTACTCGGCAATTGGTCTGGCACTGGAATTGTTAGTTACCCGGTCGGTAGCGGACCCGCGATTGAAATCGAGTTCTCTCAGGATATGAGCTTTACCCCACATCCCAACGGCCGGCTGGAATACAGCTCCGAAGCTAGAGACCAGGCCGGCAGGCTGATCACCCAAGAGCGTGGTTATTGGATGCTCTCAAGACCTGGCAACCAAGCCGACGCAGGCCCGGGCCTTATCCCAGGAAATGGCGAACCTTCAATCTCGGTGCGTGAGGATCTCGAGCTGTGGCGAAATGCCGATAAGGGCTTTGATATCGAGGCTTTGATAATTCATCCCAGTGGAATTTCGGAACTTTATTTCGGCCACATCAAGGGCGCACGGGTTGATATCGCAACCGATGCTGTGATGCGCTCGCCAAACGCAAAGGAATACTCCGCTGGCAAGCGGATGTTTGGACTGGTAGACAGCGCGCTTTTATGGGCTTGGGATATGGCGGCTCTGGGCTCACCACTTAAATCCCACGCCTCGGCAAGATTGGTTCGCAATGACAAGTAGTTCTTTTGGTAACCCTCTGGTTCAGCAGCGATCGCTCCTGAAAGGTTTGGCATTTGTCGAACTTGAGGACCAAGCGGTTTTGGAAATTGCTGGCCCAGATGCAAAATCCTGGTTGCACGCCCTGACTTCGCAAAACATTCTCAACCTCAAAACTGGTGAATCAACAGAATCATTATTGCTGGATCCGCAGGGGCACGTGGAGCAGCAACTCAAGGTAATAGCCACGGAAGCTGGGCTCTTGCTGATATTACCAAAATCAAAACTTGCAGATTTTCAAGCTTGGTTGCAGAAGATGAAGTTTCGCACCAAGGTCGAAATCAGTACCCGCGATGACCTTAGGGTCATTGCCTCCTTTGCTGCATTAGAACAAGCGCTTTATAGCTGGGTAGATCATTTTTCGGCGGGCTCGCCCGGCGGAGTCAGATACGCCGAATCGGCAAGGGCTTTTGATTACCAAGAGCACCTAGTGGGCCTTGATCAAAGAATCGACTTAGAACCGGCAAGCCCGATGGCCCTAGAGGGATTGAGAATTGCCGCCGGTCGGCCGGCGATTAATGACATCGACGAAAGGGCGCTGCCGCACGAATTCGATTGGTTAGCCAGCGCGGTCCACATGTCTAAAGGTTGCTATCGCGGCCAAGAGTCGGTGGCAAAGATTCATAATATCGGCCACCCTCCAAGAAGGTTAATAATTTTGAACTTGGAAGAGGGAGACATTTTGTCGCAGCAGGGAGATGAAGTCTTCTACCAGGACAAGTTGGTTGGCAAGGTCCGGGCGGCTGCCCTGCACTATGAAGCCGGGTCAGTAGCCCTAGCGCTGGTAAATAGAAATACGCCCTATTTAGACCTGATGGTCCAAACCGTTAGCGGTCGCTACGCGGCGACTCAAGAGGTTTTGGTTCCTTTCGATGCGGGCAAGGCCGCCAACCTTCCAAGGCCATCGGCATTTAAGCTCAGCGGCAAAAAATGAACCGCTTTGTGATCCGGTTCTCTTTTTCGAGAGTCCGGGATTCACTTTGGAGCATTGGTCAGATTGTTTTGGCAGCCCTCACCGCCTACCTAATAGCAAGATATGGTCTTGGTCACCCCGTGCCATTGTTGGCGGTCACCGTCACGATTTCCTCTCTTGGATTTAATCGGGACTCGAGGCCCAGGCAGGTGCTCTCGACAGCAATTGCGATGTTTAGTGGCGTGTTGCTGAGCGAGTCACTGCTCATAACGCTTGGCTCCGGGGCCATCCAGCTTGCAATCGCCATCGCTTTGGCGATGATGCTTGCAAGACTCTTCACCTCCAACCCCGCCTTCACAATTACCGTGGCCCTGCAGGCAGTTTTGGTGCAGCTTTTAGAGACTCCAGCCACCGGTGTCTATTCCAGGGCGATGGATGGGCTTATTGGGGGAGCGGTGGCACTAATTTTTACAGCCCTGCTGCCAAGAAACCCAATTAAGTTGGCAAAAGCCGACTCCAAGGCGCTATTTGAGGTTTTTAAAAAGACACTGTCGGCACTGCACTCGGTTTTATTAAAGCCTGATGTTGCGGTGGCCCATAGCGCACTCGAGGAAATTCGTAAAACCCAACCGCTAGTGGATAATTGGCAAGCCACGCTTCACAGCGCGCAGGCCATTGCGCGAATATCCCCATTTTATCGTTGGGCAAAAGCTGAAATTTCAGAGCAACAGGAAGTTGCCGAGGGGATGGATCTTGCCACCAGAAACCTTCGGGTGCTGGCTCGAAGAATCGATTATTTAATCAAGGACGGCAAGTCAAGGCCCCAGTTGGCAGAGCTGCTGGGGAAAATAATGATTGCGGTGGATCTTCTGGAGCAAACTTCCGATGATTTTTCGGTTACCCAAAAAGCTAGAAAGTATCTTCGAAAACTCGCAAAAGAGCTAGCCATTGAAAGCTATTCACCGCCCCTACCCCAGAGTGAGATTGCAGTTTTGATGCAGATTCGGCCGCTTTATGTTGACCTGGTAATTGCCGCAGGTGTCGAGCCTGAGGCGGCCAGGAATCTATTACCCAAGGTTGACTAAGCTTTGGTAAATGACTTATAACCTGATTTTGCTTAGGCATGGCAATAGCGTTTGGAACCAAAAAAACATCTTTACCGGCTGGGTTGATGTTGATCTAAGCGATCAGGGCCGGCAAGAGGCAAAACGTGCGGGTGAACTCTTGCAGGCCTCGGGCCTAAGGCCAGACGTGCTTTACACCTCCATGCTAAAAAGGGCTATCAACACCGCCCACATTGCCCTTGATCAAATGGATCGCAACTGGATTCCCACTATAAGATCATGGCGCCTAAACGAGCGACACTACGGTTCCCTGCAGGGTTTAGACAAGGCCCAGACGCTCAAGGAGTATGGTCCGGAACAGTTCCAAATTTGGCGTCGTAGCTTTGATGTCGCCCCTCCGAAAATTTCGGATGATAGTGAGTTCTCGCAGGCGCACGATGAAAGATACCAAGGCCTAAAGGAGCAGCTGCCCCGGACTGAGTGCCTAAAGGATGTTTTGGCAAGGATGATGCCATTTTGGGACTCAGATATTGTTCCGAGTCTCAAACAAGACAAGACCGTCTTAGTAGCAGCCCACGGTAACTCGCTCAGGGCTTTGGTAAAAGAGCTTGATGGCATTGGTGACAAAGACATTGCCGAACTCAATATCCCAACTGGGATTCCGCTTCTTTATCGCTTAGCGAAAGACTTGAAGCCTCTGGTAAGTGGTGGCGAATATCTAGATCCTGAAGCCGCCAGGGCTGGTGCTAAGGCTGTTGCGAATCAGGGCAATAAATAGTTAAATATCGGTCCACTCGCCAGTTTGCAAAAAGCTGACCTTTGCGGAAATGTCTACAACGTGATCCGCGAAGCGCTCGAAGTAT is a genomic window of Candidatus Aquiluna sp. UB-MaderosW2red containing:
- a CDS encoding RNA degradosome polyphosphate kinase, whose translation is MSEETTVIFLPDSQPDLPADRFLDRELSWLDFNRRVLEMAEDSSIPLLERVHFLSIFASNLDEFFMVRVASLKRRIATGIAVQSASGLSPQGVLNQISEATKELQTRHANLFANQIGPELTQHGIQIVHWSTLTDGEKKDLHEYFSSQVFPVLTPLAVDPAHPFPYISGLSLNLAVVLKNPNNSKEHFARVKVPPLLPRFVSVPGSVAQRFVPLEDVMGEFLSELFPGMEVLEHHIFRVTRNEDLEVDEDEGENLLVQLEKELLRRRFGPPVRLEVAEDIDQKVLSLLQRELGIQEGEVLHLPEPLDLRALSAFAFLSRPELLFEPHAITTNRHLEADEDEAADIFAALREREVLVHHPYESFATSVQAFLEQAAADPQVLAIKQTLYRTSGDSPIVDALIDAAEAGKQVLALVEIKARFDEQNNIGWARKLEAAGVHVVYGIVGLKTHCKLSLVIRQEGKTLKRYCHIGTGNYNPKTARYYEDLGLLTARPGVGEDLSKLFNQLSGYGADTDYQTMLISPVGVREGLTSRIHREIEHQRAGRPAEIKFKMNSLVDEQIIDELYRASMAGVKVDILVRGMCALKPGVKGLSESVSVHSVLGRYLEHSRIFSFENGGDRDVFIGSADMMHRNLDRRVETLVKIVQDDQLLRLRELFDLGMGGEVAHWKLESSGQWLRQTKSKDGEPLKDMQNEIMARTLLKKRSV
- a CDS encoding response regulator transcription factor is translated as MAIILTISAANGNPLPTLEILGHQVVGIGFDPQALSSVPRHDITLLDCRDDLSGAKSMARILSAAGWHRPILLLVNEAALAAISSDWGLRDFVMVEASISELAARIRLLLDAHQVQKADNQGRTGLVIDELSYTAKVNGRTLDLTFKEFELLRHLNENPDRVFSREQLLSEVWGYDYFGGTRTVDVHIRRLRAKLGEFEGLIGTVRNVGYLLSPEGNHKD
- a CDS encoding FABP family protein; this encodes MFLIPENLPIELTPFTFLLGNWSGTGIVSYPVGSGPAIEIEFSQDMSFTPHPNGRLEYSSEARDQAGRLITQERGYWMLSRPGNQADAGPGLIPGNGEPSISVREDLELWRNADKGFDIEALIIHPSGISELYFGHIKGARVDIATDAVMRSPNAKEYSAGKRMFGLVDSALLWAWDMAALGSPLKSHASARLVRNDK
- a CDS encoding folate-binding protein YgfZ, yielding MTSSSFGNPLVQQRSLLKGLAFVELEDQAVLEIAGPDAKSWLHALTSQNILNLKTGESTESLLLDPQGHVEQQLKVIATEAGLLLILPKSKLADFQAWLQKMKFRTKVEISTRDDLRVIASFAALEQALYSWVDHFSAGSPGGVRYAESARAFDYQEHLVGLDQRIDLEPASPMALEGLRIAAGRPAINDIDERALPHEFDWLASAVHMSKGCYRGQESVAKIHNIGHPPRRLIILNLEEGDILSQQGDEVFYQDKLVGKVRAAALHYEAGSVALALVNRNTPYLDLMVQTVSGRYAATQEVLVPFDAGKAANLPRPSAFKLSGKK
- a CDS encoding aromatic acid exporter family protein produces the protein MNRFVIRFSFSRVRDSLWSIGQIVLAALTAYLIARYGLGHPVPLLAVTVTISSLGFNRDSRPRQVLSTAIAMFSGVLLSESLLITLGSGAIQLAIAIALAMMLARLFTSNPAFTITVALQAVLVQLLETPATGVYSRAMDGLIGGAVALIFTALLPRNPIKLAKADSKALFEVFKKTLSALHSVLLKPDVAVAHSALEEIRKTQPLVDNWQATLHSAQAIARISPFYRWAKAEISEQQEVAEGMDLATRNLRVLARRIDYLIKDGKSRPQLAELLGKIMIAVDLLEQTSDDFSVTQKARKYLRKLAKELAIESYSPPLPQSEIAVLMQIRPLYVDLVIAAGVEPEAARNLLPKVD
- a CDS encoding phosphoglyceromutase, translated to MTYNLILLRHGNSVWNQKNIFTGWVDVDLSDQGRQEAKRAGELLQASGLRPDVLYTSMLKRAINTAHIALDQMDRNWIPTIRSWRLNERHYGSLQGLDKAQTLKEYGPEQFQIWRRSFDVAPPKISDDSEFSQAHDERYQGLKEQLPRTECLKDVLARMMPFWDSDIVPSLKQDKTVLVAAHGNSLRALVKELDGIGDKDIAELNIPTGIPLLYRLAKDLKPLVSGGEYLDPEAARAGAKAVANQGNK